In the genome of bacterium, one region contains:
- a CDS encoding RrF2 family transcriptional regulator produces the protein MWLSTKGRYALRSMLELALHGTTGKFVPATEISKNQEITSQYIEQLMVKLKRAGLVESTRGPAGGYRLTKKPAEITTGEIIRTLEGYIEPVFCVNPEVSHKECHRSPECAARLLWKKVGEKVSEILDSTTLEDLVKMDNDLKLGIGN, from the coding sequence ATGTGGCTTTCCACAAAAGGCAGATATGCACTCAGGTCAATGCTTGAGTTAGCATTACACGGGACGACCGGAAAATTTGTCCCGGCAACTGAAATTTCAAAAAACCAGGAGATTACTTCACAATATATAGAACAACTGATGGTTAAATTAAAAAGAGCCGGCTTGGTAGAAAGCACAAGAGGACCTGCTGGTGGCTATCGCTTGACTAAAAAACCAGCTGAAATTACTACGGGGGAGATAATCAGAACTCTTGAAGGCTATATTGAGCCGGTATTTTGTGTTAATCCAGAGGTAAGTCATAAGGAATGCCATCGGTCGCCAGAATGTGCCGCAAGATTACTCTGGAAAAAGGTTGGAGAAAAGGTAAGCGAGATTTTAGATTCAACTACTCTTGAGGATTTGGTCAAGATGGATAATGACTTAAAACTGGGAATTGGTAATTGA
- a CDS encoding NIL domain-containing protein, translated as MGGKEIGVRSDVFFTFYFLLSTFYFLFSGESMIKKRVVLTFPKEIVEQPITCHLIKDYDLIVNILSAKVNPNEEGRLVVEIGGQREKLAGGMDYLKGLGVSIQPLAQDVRWNEAKCVHCTACIPICPSDTLSVNREQMRVSFDSERCIVCGLCLKACPYQAVEILF; from the coding sequence GTGGGAGGTAAGGAGATAGGCGTGAGGAGTGATGTTTTCTTTACTTTCTACTTTCTACTCTCTACTTTCTACTTCCTATTTTCAGGAGAAAGTATGATTAAGAAACGAGTGGTTTTAACATTTCCCAAAGAGATTGTCGAACAACCAATTACCTGTCATCTAATTAAAGACTACGATTTGATAGTTAATATCTTAAGTGCCAAAGTTAATCCGAATGAAGAAGGTAGATTGGTGGTAGAGATAGGCGGGCAAAGGGAGAAACTGGCCGGCGGAATGGATTACCTGAAGGGATTGGGAGTAAGTATTCAACCGTTAGCTCAGGATGTCCGGTGGAATGAGGCAAAATGTGTTCATTGTACAGCGTGCATTCCTATCTGTCCCTCTGATACCTTAAGTGTTAACCGGGAGCAAATGAGGGTCTCCTTTGATTCTGAACGCTGTATTGTTTGCGGTCTTTGCCTCAAGGCATGCCCGTATCAAGCCGTGGAGATACTATTTTAG
- a CDS encoding homocysteine biosynthesis protein, translated as MVKTIAQINERIKKGEVVVVTAEEIIGLVDKKGVKQAAKEVDVVTTATFGPMCSSEVYFNFGHSKPKIKAQKVWLNNVPAHAGLAAVDVFLGATEIPENDPANSIYLGAFKYGGGHIIEELVAGKDIRLKAISYGTDCYPRKELDTWINIEDLNEAVLFNPRNCYQNYNVAVNLSNTVIYTYMGVLQPGLGNANYCSAGQLSPLLNDPLYLTIGMGTRIFLGGGVGYIVWQGTQHNPNVARTDKGIPKSPAGTLAVLGDLKQINPEWLRGVSMTGYGVTLAVGIGVPIPILNEEICQYTAVKDEEIYTQVIDYSEAYPQGKPGSLAEVNYAQLKSGKIIVRNKEVPTGGLSSYAKAREIADILKEWIRKGEFLLTEPVQKLPSVDSKIRLKALKER; from the coding sequence ATGGTTAAGACCATTGCCCAGATTAACGAGCGGATTAAAAAGGGTGAAGTTGTGGTGGTAACCGCGGAAGAGATTATCGGGTTGGTGGATAAGAAGGGTGTAAAGCAAGCAGCCAAAGAGGTGGATGTGGTTACCACAGCTACTTTTGGCCCGATGTGCTCTTCAGAGGTTTACTTCAATTTTGGTCATTCTAAACCAAAAATCAAGGCTCAAAAGGTCTGGTTAAATAATGTTCCAGCTCATGCAGGTTTAGCGGCGGTAGATGTTTTTCTGGGTGCAACCGAAATTCCTGAAAATGACCCGGCGAACAGCATTTATCTAGGGGCATTCAAATATGGTGGCGGACACATAATCGAAGAGTTGGTTGCCGGAAAGGACATTCGTCTGAAGGCAATCTCTTACGGGACAGATTGCTATCCTCGCAAAGAACTTGATACCTGGATTAATATTGAAGACTTAAATGAGGCAGTGTTATTTAATCCAAGAAATTGCTACCAGAACTATAATGTTGCAGTAAATCTTTCAAATACAGTTATCTATACCTATATGGGGGTTTTACAGCCAGGATTGGGGAATGCTAACTATTGTAGTGCGGGACAACTGTCTCCATTGCTCAACGACCCACTCTATCTTACTATTGGCATGGGAACGAGAATATTCCTGGGTGGTGGAGTAGGCTACATTGTTTGGCAGGGGACTCAACATAATCCCAATGTAGCTCGGACGGATAAGGGAATTCCAAAGAGTCCAGCCGGGACATTGGCGGTTCTTGGTGATTTAAAACAGATAAATCCTGAATGGTTACGGGGAGTGAGTATGACCGGCTATGGAGTAACATTAGCTGTAGGAATTGGTGTGCCTATTCCTATCCTCAACGAGGAAATCTGCCAATATACCGCAGTTAAGGATGAAGAAATTTACACCCAGGTAATAGATTACAGCGAGGCATACCCACAAGGTAAACCAGGGAGTCTTGCTGAAGTGAATTATGCTCAGCTAAAATCTGGTAAAATAATCGTTCGAAACAAAGAGGTTCCTACTGGTGGATTATCAAGCTATGCCAAAGCAAGAGAAATAGCGGACATACTCAAGGAATGGATACGCAAAGGTGAATTTCTGTTAACTGAACCTGTGCAAAAACTTCCATCAGTTGATTCGAAGATTAGACTCAAGGCATTAAAAGAAAGATAA
- a CDS encoding FAD/NAD(P)-binding oxidoreductase — translation MKKVVILGGGSAGVMFANRMRKEFSEDAVQMTVIEKSETHIYQPAFTLVVFELDQPENLTKPMKNLFFEGINLITDEATKIEPKENRVMTSKSGEISYDYLVIATGARLIYDEPEGMLKGLEKGENVFMFYCLDGAIRLREAVKRFEGGTIVSSICQMPIKCPAAPVKFIMLAENTMRRRGIRDKCRFVFTTPMSDVFSRQPYAAKLNSIFKERGIEAIANFTPSEVDYEKGVIKSFTKGQEPVQFDLLCITPPHEGQPLIENSEGVGNAAGWVTCDKNLMVHTTFPNIYGIGDATDFPTSKTASGVRKQAKVLTERMKSLIKGEKPTATYDGEVICPMPTRYGKALFAEFNYTESISPAIESYFNWMVKVHMLRPLYWNLMLNGLM, via the coding sequence ATGAAAAAGGTAGTAATTTTAGGTGGAGGAAGTGCAGGGGTGATGTTTGCCAACAGAATGAGGAAGGAGTTTAGTGAAGATGCAGTCCAGATGACGGTGATTGAAAAAAGTGAGACGCATATTTATCAGCCGGCATTTACCTTAGTAGTGTTTGAGTTAGACCAGCCGGAAAATCTTACAAAACCAATGAAAAACCTGTTTTTTGAGGGAATTAACTTAATCACTGATGAGGCAACGAAGATAGAACCGAAAGAAAACAGAGTAATGACTTCAAAATCTGGTGAAATTTCTTATGACTATCTCGTTATTGCCACAGGTGCAAGATTAATCTATGATGAGCCTGAGGGAATGTTAAAAGGGCTTGAGAAGGGTGAAAATGTATTTATGTTTTATTGCCTTGATGGAGCAATACGACTCAGAGAGGCAGTAAAGAGATTTGAAGGTGGCACAATAGTTTCATCTATTTGCCAGATGCCGATAAAATGCCCTGCCGCTCCTGTAAAATTCATTATGCTGGCAGAAAATACTATGAGACGCAGGGGGATAAGAGATAAATGTAGATTTGTATTCACCACGCCAATGTCGGATGTCTTCTCCAGGCAGCCTTATGCGGCTAAACTAAATAGCATCTTTAAGGAAAGAGGCATAGAGGCAATTGCAAATTTTACCCCATCAGAGGTTGATTATGAAAAAGGTGTGATAAAATCCTTTACAAAAGGACAAGAACCTGTCCAGTTTGATTTGCTTTGTATTACTCCACCACACGAAGGCCAACCCCTTATCGAAAATTCAGAAGGTGTAGGAAATGCCGCAGGTTGGGTTACCTGTGATAAGAATCTGATGGTCCATACTACTTTTCCCAATATCTATGGGATTGGAGATGCAACCGATTTCCCAACATCAAAAACTGCCTCTGGAGTAAGAAAGCAAGCTAAGGTTCTAACCGAGCGAATGAAATCACTCATAAAAGGTGAAAAGCCAACCGCGACCTACGATGGAGAGGTAATATGCCCGATGCCAACCAGATATGGCAAGGCGTTGTTTGCAGAATTTAACTATACGGAAAGCATCTCGCCAGCTATTGAGAGTTATTTTAACTGGATGGTTAAGGTTCATATGCTCAGACCACTTTACTGGAATCTTATGCTTAATGGCTTGATGTAA
- a CDS encoding DUF1641 domain-containing protein — MVNDILKTIKDSTNQINELHRRFKIIENLITDITPGFERVCKETNPIVRELREKFERDETLTFVMRIGDSIPSFVRLLEVMNAVKGLLEDLSSVPDKISKETLPIVRELRERFERDETLKLIKQVGDNIPTMVRFLEIMPAVKGLIDDLSPAIDKILHETAPTIKILRESFEKDETIEILKKTGENINTFNKLLDTLSTLDKSGDLEIILENAVAKETRCLIKVMENCVVKTMQEVKEKPIKPGLGKIIFAIREPEVQKGLLFLMTLARNIPQCILETMKDSPQGER, encoded by the coding sequence ATGGTAAATGATATATTAAAAACAATTAAAGATAGTACTAACCAGATAAATGAATTACACCGCAGGTTTAAGATAATCGAAAACCTTATCACGGATATAACGCCTGGTTTTGAAAGGGTTTGTAAGGAAACTAACCCGATTGTTCGAGAATTAAGAGAGAAGTTTGAGCGAGACGAAACTTTAACATTTGTCATGAGAATTGGAGATAGTATCCCATCTTTTGTAAGGCTTTTGGAGGTGATGAATGCTGTAAAAGGCTTGCTTGAGGACTTATCTTCAGTGCCTGATAAAATCTCTAAGGAAACACTTCCTATTGTCCGAGAGTTAAGAGAACGCTTTGAAAGGGATGAAACATTGAAACTCATCAAGCAGGTGGGAGACAATATACCGACCATGGTAAGGTTTCTGGAGATAATGCCGGCGGTAAAAGGGTTGATTGATGACCTATCGCCAGCTATCGACAAAATCCTGCATGAGACAGCACCTACAATAAAAATACTCCGCGAATCCTTTGAAAAAGATGAAACCATAGAGATTCTTAAAAAGACTGGAGAAAACATTAACACCTTTAATAAACTTCTGGATACCCTGTCTACTCTGGATAAAAGTGGGGACCTCGAGATTATCCTGGAAAACGCCGTGGCTAAAGAAACAAGGTGTTTGATTAAAGTAATGGAAAACTGCGTAGTTAAAACTATGCAGGAGGTTAAGGAGAAACCTATTAAACCCGGGCTGGGAAAGATTATCTTTGCCATAAGAGAGCCTGAGGTTCAAAAGGGATTATTATTCCTGATGACCCTTGCCAGAAATATACCGCAGTGTATATTAGAAACTATGAAAGATAGCCCGCAAGGGGAAAGGTGA
- a CDS encoding TonB-dependent receptor, producing MKKNSWILAIAIGVVLFKWGVVLAIEGTSSEESKIKPQEMSIIGKDRSAIEAEEEDIIMKPLPSIEPPAYTIEEVKPPKFEPEPVLPKKEEIKKPISQLPQKMPKPTLYSFGLAYGNDETLLYDFTHSNETKEVGYYFHLDRGRADGFTYDNRPYFNRFSQDCLSGETIVNFPKYSWRTEIEYLNKDLTLPYQGGFVENKLRKSVSINYEVKVPPESKMLLGLDIGKGNISSNGWLAKNNAIGAHLGFLTPFKKGNPPLSIGTDIYHEKLKSIAGRTLKFYSLYAEGKRFKITPKMLLDAKVSLDKYENSFSSSQLDFLFNLHYTLKEKINMSGSIERKLSLPTFDELYVNRDYSGINSKIEPEKSWKYKMDANYQFSDELFLEGAIWTQRVDKYIIWTGGSPTYIYCPENIGKAKFSGLELGVRYYFSPKLSQNISYSCINAKNKSGGEIPNVPENRLKMGLRYKDGEKLTINLNTEYADSSFGTVTPNIPKLKSYFLVNITAEKKINDSLYYSFSCENLLGEDYEYLLGYPGQKRRFALGIRLRF from the coding sequence ATGAAAAAAAATAGTTGGATTTTAGCCATAGCCATTGGGGTAGTATTGTTTAAATGGGGGGTAGTATTAGCTATTGAAGGAACTTCAAGCGAGGAGTCAAAGATTAAACCGCAAGAGATGTCTATTATTGGGAAAGATAGGTCTGCAATAGAGGCGGAAGAAGAAGATATTATTATGAAACCTCTTCCGAGTATCGAACCGCCAGCATATACCATAGAGGAGGTAAAACCACCAAAATTTGAACCAGAACCTGTTTTACCCAAAAAAGAGGAAATAAAAAAACCGATAAGTCAACTACCACAAAAAATGCCTAAGCCCACTTTATATTCCTTTGGCTTAGCTTACGGGAATGACGAAACCCTGCTCTATGACTTTACCCATAGCAATGAGACCAAAGAAGTAGGTTATTATTTCCATCTCGATAGAGGTAGAGCAGATGGATTTACCTATGATAATCGCCCTTATTTTAACCGATTCAGTCAAGATTGCCTGTCAGGAGAGACAATTGTTAATTTCCCTAAATATTCATGGAGAACGGAGATAGAATATCTAAATAAAGATTTAACCCTTCCTTATCAAGGCGGTTTTGTCGAGAATAAGTTAAGGAAATCAGTATCCATCAATTATGAGGTCAAAGTTCCACCCGAATCAAAAATGTTACTTGGTCTGGACATCGGTAAAGGGAATATCAGTAGTAATGGATGGTTGGCTAAAAATAATGCCATCGGTGCCCATCTTGGATTTTTGACACCGTTTAAAAAAGGCAATCCGCCATTGTCTATTGGAACTGATATTTACCACGAGAAGTTAAAAAGTATAGCGGGTAGAACATTGAAATTCTATTCTTTATATGCAGAAGGTAAACGCTTCAAAATTACACCTAAGATGCTTCTCGATGCAAAGGTATCTTTAGACAAATATGAGAATAGTTTTTCTTCATCACAGTTAGATTTTTTGTTTAATCTTCATTATACCCTGAAAGAAAAAATAAATATGTCAGGGAGTATAGAGCGAAAATTATCATTGCCTACCTTTGATGAACTTTATGTCAATCGGGACTATAGTGGGATAAACTCAAAGATAGAACCAGAAAAAAGCTGGAAATATAAAATGGATGCTAACTATCAATTCTCAGATGAGCTATTTTTAGAAGGGGCTATTTGGACACAACGAGTAGATAAATATATCATCTGGACAGGAGGCTCACCTACTTATATCTATTGCCCTGAGAATATAGGTAAAGCAAAATTTTCAGGATTAGAATTGGGAGTTAGATATTACTTTAGTCCTAAGTTAAGCCAGAATATAAGTTATTCCTGTATTAATGCTAAGAATAAATCAGGTGGTGAGATTCCAAATGTGCCTGAGAATAGATTGAAGATGGGGCTGAGATATAAAGATGGGGAAAAACTAACCATTAATTTGAACACGGAATATGCAGATAGTAGTTTTGGCACAGTTACCCCCAATATTCCCAAGTTAAAAAGTTATTTCCTGGTGAATATCACTGCTGAAAAGAAAATTAATGATTCGCTGTATTATTCATTTTCCTGTGAGAATTTACTCGGTGAAGACTATGAGTATCTTTTAGGTTATCCTGGTCAAAAACGCAGATTTGCCCTTGGAATCAGGTTAAGATTTTAA
- a CDS encoding tetratricopeptide repeat protein, with protein MRKNIFYIVFLIIALQYLPAVVNSAVSFSVAEDEFEQAEKLYNDGLYLSSSIKFKEFIQRHPDSHLVTEARFYLAECLFHQEKYGQALEEYKYLSQTNLSSEQASNVLYRLSQVLTILKYPQEEIIATYQKIIKYHPESSCVQEALYQLGKYSFETQDYTSAYNYFHQLSENYPRSTYFVTSLYFQAISLYYCGKFQEAIIPFSKIDSSDIKLQANTQYYLTDCWYKEKNWEKAYVEAEKFINTYPDYPLISEVLFIKGFCLYSQHQFEKALEDFSLIIEKYPTSSKAFFAQYYSAQILFEHLKDYPKAKEAYQRLISSSPQNEFTPYAYYNLGLCHLKLNNLDEARDSFENLIKNFEDSDLIPKAYFQIGKIYKKQERFQQVIDIYEKMVKRYPQNSFIPQILYELVNAYIKIGDFIGAKGICYRMMAGYLNSPQTPLAIYELAESFFSKKDYLSAMDMYNQFLRNYPTHPLAEEICYHAGIVNCYVQKYEEARSLFFQFQRQYPGSPLLSKIQYGLGWAYYLEGKYDKAITEFQRTLTIVNLDQNLVPEIISKMGNCYFNLKDYKQAIDTYQKVITKYPESRLLDFCLYQLAQSYYKQENFTLAQQYFSKLIKELPLSKYLSKSIYWLGWSYYNQGKYEDAIKIYQEVIDKFPADSLAYESQSRIAICFYNQKNFNKAEEIYQKIIKNPEASSVLKKDALYQLGNCLFQQKKYNEAITTYRDFIRLHPEEEELCAQLHYQIAEIYYNQGEIKSAIEEYNLLINEYPKSEQIDDALYWLGRCFLKEEDKPAAVMTFRAVVTQYPESDWAAESQFKIGLCLYEQSEYKEAIKEFETLIKIFPVRQDLVTEAQYYIKECKKKE; from the coding sequence ATGCGAAAGAATATCTTTTATATAGTTTTTTTGATAATAGCCCTCCAGTATCTACCCGCTGTTGTAAATTCTGCCGTATCCTTTTCGGTTGCAGAAGATGAATTTGAACAAGCAGAAAAACTATATAATGATGGGCTTTATCTTTCATCCAGCATTAAATTCAAAGAGTTCATTCAAAGACATCCCGATAGTCATCTTGTGACAGAGGCAAGATTTTACTTAGCTGAATGCCTGTTTCATCAAGAAAAATACGGGCAAGCGTTAGAAGAATATAAATACCTTTCTCAAACTAACTTGAGTAGTGAACAGGCATCAAATGTCCTGTATCGTCTCAGTCAGGTCTTGACTATACTTAAATACCCACAAGAAGAAATAATCGCTACTTACCAGAAGATAATAAAATATCATCCAGAGAGTTCCTGTGTTCAGGAAGCCTTATATCAACTGGGTAAGTATTCATTTGAAACACAGGATTATACCAGTGCATATAACTATTTCCACCAACTATCTGAGAATTACCCCAGAAGCACATATTTTGTCACAAGTCTTTATTTTCAAGCAATAAGTCTTTATTATTGTGGAAAATTTCAAGAGGCTATCATCCCCTTTTCAAAAATTGACTCTTCGGATATAAAATTACAGGCAAATACACAGTACTATTTAACAGATTGCTGGTATAAAGAGAAAAACTGGGAAAAGGCTTATGTTGAGGCGGAAAAATTTATAAATACCTATCCAGACTACCCACTTATTTCAGAGGTATTATTTATTAAAGGTTTTTGTTTATATTCCCAACATCAGTTTGAAAAGGCACTTGAGGATTTTTCTTTAATAATTGAAAAATACCCAACTTCTTCAAAGGCATTTTTTGCCCAATATTATTCAGCCCAAATCCTTTTTGAGCACCTTAAAGATTACCCAAAGGCAAAAGAGGCATATCAACGATTAATCTCTTCATCCCCCCAGAATGAATTTACCCCGTATGCTTACTATAATTTAGGACTATGTCACCTAAAATTAAATAATCTTGATGAGGCAAGAGATAGTTTTGAGAATTTAATTAAAAATTTCGAAGATAGTGATTTAATCCCTAAAGCCTATTTCCAGATAGGAAAGATATATAAAAAGCAAGAGAGATTTCAACAGGTTATTGATATTTATGAGAAAATGGTCAAACGCTATCCTCAAAACTCCTTCATTCCCCAAATCCTTTATGAATTAGTCAACGCCTATATTAAAATAGGGGATTTTATCGGGGCTAAAGGCATCTGTTATCGAATGATGGCAGGTTACTTAAATTCACCACAAACCCCATTGGCAATTTATGAATTGGCAGAGAGTTTTTTTAGTAAAAAAGATTATCTCTCGGCTATGGATATGTATAATCAGTTTTTAAGAAATTATCCAACACATCCTCTGGCAGAAGAGATTTGTTATCACGCTGGAATTGTTAATTGTTATGTCCAAAAATATGAAGAGGCAAGAAGCTTGTTCTTCCAATTCCAGAGACAGTATCCAGGAAGTCCCCTTTTGTCTAAGATTCAATACGGACTTGGCTGGGCTTATTATCTTGAAGGAAAATATGATAAGGCTATAACTGAATTTCAAAGGACTCTTACCATTGTAAATTTAGACCAGAACTTAGTTCCTGAAATAATCTCTAAAATGGGTAATTGTTACTTTAATCTAAAAGACTACAAGCAAGCAATAGATACCTATCAAAAGGTGATAACAAAATATCCTGAAAGCAGATTATTAGATTTTTGCTTATATCAATTGGCTCAAAGTTACTACAAACAGGAAAATTTTACGCTGGCACAACAATATTTCTCAAAATTAATTAAAGAATTACCTCTCTCCAAATATCTTTCAAAATCTATTTACTGGTTAGGTTGGTCATACTATAATCAGGGTAAATATGAAGATGCGATTAAAATATATCAAGAAGTAATTGATAAATTCCCGGCTGACTCGTTAGCTTATGAGTCGCAATCTCGAATAGCAATATGTTTTTACAATCAAAAAAATTTTAATAAGGCAGAAGAGATTTATCAAAAGATAATTAAAAATCCAGAGGCAAGTTCAGTGTTAAAAAAAGATGCTTTATATCAACTGGGGAATTGCCTTTTTCAACAAAAAAAATATAATGAGGCGATAACTACCTATCGAGATTTTATCCGCCTCCATCCAGAAGAGGAAGAATTATGTGCCCAATTACACTACCAGATAGCAGAAATTTACTATAATCAAGGAGAGATAAAATCAGCTATCGAAGAATATAATTTATTAATTAATGAATATCCAAAAAGTGAACAAATTGATGATGCACTTTACTGGCTTGGCCGGTGTTTTCTTAAAGAGGAAGATAAGCCTGCGGCAGTGATGACCTTTAGAGCCGTGGTAACCCAGTATCCAGAATCTGACTGGGCCGCTGAATCACAGTTTAAAATAGGTCTATGTTTATATGAACAAAGTGAATATAAAGAGGCGATAAAAGAATTTGAAACCCTGATTAAAATTTTTCCCGTTCGCCAGGACTTAGTCACAGAAGCACAGTATTATATTAAAGAGTGCAAAAAAAAGGAGTAA